In one Ornithinimicrobium pratense genomic region, the following are encoded:
- a CDS encoding polyprenyl synthetase family protein, with translation MTVTSIPGVQDELQERVEAGMTAVAARMDEVVDHHDPFIAEASGHLARAGGKRFRPLLTLLASEVGSGWDEKVVDAAVGVELTHLASLYHDDVMDEADLRRGVESANSRYGNSTAILIGDLLFGTASSVVAGLGAEAVRIQADTFVRLCAGQIRDDRQTGVVADPHEAVAAYLSILADKTGSLIATAARYGAMFGGCDPETVGTLTAYAEQLGIVFQLADDVLDVASDADDSGKTPGADLREGKATLPVLYARTSSDPADERLLTLTRGPIEDPDELAEALTLLRAHPAMQQARDHTLRVAAEARTLLDGLPEGPAVDALRALVDGVAARSS, from the coding sequence GTGACAGTGACATCCATCCCCGGGGTTCAGGACGAGCTGCAGGAACGGGTCGAAGCTGGCATGACGGCGGTTGCCGCCCGCATGGACGAGGTCGTGGACCACCACGACCCGTTCATCGCCGAAGCCTCCGGCCACCTGGCCCGCGCCGGCGGCAAACGCTTCCGACCGCTGCTCACCCTGCTGGCCAGCGAGGTCGGCTCCGGGTGGGACGAGAAGGTGGTGGACGCCGCCGTCGGCGTGGAGCTGACCCACCTGGCCTCGCTCTACCACGACGACGTCATGGACGAGGCGGACCTGCGCCGCGGCGTGGAGAGCGCCAACTCCCGCTACGGCAACTCCACCGCGATCCTCATCGGTGACCTGCTCTTCGGCACCGCGAGCTCGGTGGTCGCTGGCCTGGGCGCGGAGGCGGTCCGGATCCAGGCCGACACCTTCGTGCGGCTCTGCGCCGGGCAGATCCGCGATGACCGGCAGACCGGGGTGGTGGCCGATCCCCACGAGGCGGTTGCGGCATACCTGTCCATCCTGGCCGACAAGACCGGCTCGCTGATCGCGACGGCCGCCCGCTACGGCGCCATGTTCGGCGGATGCGACCCGGAGACGGTGGGCACCCTCACCGCCTACGCCGAGCAGCTCGGCATCGTCTTCCAGTTGGCCGACGACGTCCTCGACGTCGCCTCCGACGCGGACGACTCCGGCAAGACCCCGGGCGCGGACCTGCGCGAGGGCAAGGCCACGTTGCCGGTGCTCTACGCCCGCACCTCCAGCGACCCCGCCGACGAGCGGCTGCTCACCCTGACCCGGGGGCCGATCGAGGACCCGGACGAGCTGGCCGAGGCGCTGACCCTCCTGCGTGCCCACCCGGCCATGCAGCAGGCGCGTGATCACACCCTGCGGGTGGCCGCCGAGGCCCGGACCCTGCTCGACGGGCTGCCCGAGGGCCCGGCCGTGGACGCGCTGCGCGCCCTGGTCGACGGTGTCGCCGCACGGTCCAGCTGA
- a CDS encoding MMPL family transporter, with amino-acid sequence MAILLHKLGRWCAQHRWTVIGIWAAVLVLVSVSAVTFMRPLTNEISIPDSRFEAVLDTLREEIPEASGTTGTVVFTGDAPFTDDQQDAIADVVERWNAMDDVEAVDPFESQQQLDDSQQQIVDGRAELEAGAEELDAGEAELTEAREQLDAGREQLEAGESEIATQAQLLDEGQAELDAQSEQLEGAVAAGLIPPAQAEPARAEIAAAQAQLDAGREQLEAGQAQLAQSREELEAAEQQISEGEAEIVSGREALEQGEVELAAGQRLADLTDGMRVVNEEGTVAMTQVSVTGGEASAIDPDTAREIQAIGESIADTGGVQVDFSGEFSMDLNSIFGPSEAVGLAVAAVVLLVMLGTLLAAGLPILMALVGVGVGVAGSLALSPFFDMQSITPVLALMLGLAVGIDYSLFLINRHREQLRHGMPLRESIALAVGTSGNAVTFAGLTVIIALSALTLTGMPFLGIMGLVAAATVGLSVLVAITLTPALLSLMGLRVLPRKARAAVASGDEAGNAAQDLRQADTGRGWAAGVQRRPWLAILAVVAIVVGLGYPTGQLRLGLPDSSSEPAGSTAYTTYDTIRSEFGAGATGPILAVAELDEPVGDGEVELIGAQADIAEDLAEIDGVLRVLPAGVNENRDVLAFQIQPEGGPTEESTVRLVDDLDATLPALGTDHGASIDITGQTVANIDISEQLGDALPVYLAVVVGLSLILLLLVFRSIWVPLLATVGFLLSIVAAFGAVVAVYQLGHLSFLFGVNEPGPVLSFLPILLIGILFGLAMDYQLFLVSSMREMFVHGKSAKEAVVSGFNLSARVVTAAAIIMISVFAGFIGAHLTMVRPIGLGLAVGVLIDAFLVRMTLTPAVLTLLGEKAWWLPRWLDRVLPNVDVEGVRLEQSLTPAGSGSGSAAQEPEPAGRA; translated from the coding sequence GTGGCCATCCTTCTGCACAAGCTGGGGCGCTGGTGCGCCCAGCACCGGTGGACCGTCATCGGCATCTGGGCCGCCGTGCTCGTGCTCGTCTCGGTCAGCGCCGTGACCTTCATGCGCCCGCTGACCAACGAGATCTCCATCCCGGACAGCCGCTTCGAGGCGGTGCTGGACACCCTGCGCGAGGAGATCCCCGAGGCCTCCGGCACGACGGGCACGGTGGTCTTCACAGGCGACGCGCCGTTCACCGACGACCAGCAGGACGCCATCGCGGACGTCGTCGAGCGGTGGAACGCCATGGACGACGTCGAGGCGGTCGACCCCTTCGAGAGCCAGCAGCAGCTGGACGACAGCCAGCAGCAGATCGTCGACGGCCGGGCCGAGCTCGAGGCCGGTGCCGAGGAGCTGGACGCAGGTGAGGCTGAGCTCACCGAGGCGCGCGAGCAGCTGGACGCCGGGCGGGAGCAGCTGGAGGCCGGGGAGTCCGAGATCGCCACCCAGGCGCAGCTGCTGGACGAGGGCCAGGCTGAGCTCGATGCGCAGTCCGAGCAGCTCGAGGGCGCCGTCGCCGCAGGCCTGATCCCCCCGGCCCAGGCCGAGCCGGCCCGCGCAGAGATCGCGGCCGCCCAAGCACAGCTCGACGCCGGCCGTGAGCAGCTGGAGGCCGGTCAGGCGCAGCTGGCCCAGAGCCGGGAGGAGCTCGAGGCGGCCGAGCAGCAGATCAGCGAGGGCGAGGCCGAGATCGTCTCGGGGCGCGAAGCCCTCGAGCAGGGAGAGGTGGAGCTGGCGGCCGGGCAACGGCTGGCCGACCTGACCGACGGCATGCGCGTGGTCAACGAGGAGGGCACCGTCGCGATGACCCAGGTGTCCGTCACCGGCGGCGAGGCCTCCGCCATCGACCCGGACACCGCCCGGGAGATCCAGGCGATCGGCGAGTCCATCGCGGACACCGGCGGGGTGCAGGTCGACTTCTCCGGCGAGTTCTCGATGGACCTCAACTCCATCTTCGGCCCCTCCGAGGCGGTTGGCCTGGCGGTGGCCGCCGTGGTGTTGCTCGTCATGCTCGGCACCCTGCTGGCCGCCGGGCTGCCGATCCTCATGGCGCTGGTCGGGGTCGGGGTCGGCGTCGCCGGGTCGCTGGCGCTCTCCCCGTTCTTCGACATGCAGTCGATCACCCCGGTGCTGGCCCTGATGCTGGGCCTGGCGGTGGGCATCGACTACTCCCTGTTCCTCATCAACCGGCACCGCGAGCAGCTGCGGCACGGCATGCCGTTGCGTGAGTCGATCGCGCTGGCCGTGGGCACCTCCGGCAACGCGGTCACCTTCGCAGGGCTGACCGTGATCATCGCCCTGTCCGCGCTCACCCTTACCGGTATGCCGTTCCTGGGCATCATGGGCCTGGTGGCCGCCGCTACGGTCGGCCTGTCCGTCCTGGTCGCGATCACCCTCACCCCGGCGCTGCTGTCGCTCATGGGGCTGCGGGTGCTTCCCCGCAAGGCACGCGCCGCGGTGGCCTCCGGCGACGAGGCGGGGAACGCCGCTCAGGACCTACGGCAGGCCGACACCGGGCGCGGCTGGGCGGCCGGCGTCCAGCGCCGCCCCTGGCTGGCCATCCTGGCCGTCGTCGCGATCGTCGTCGGCCTGGGCTACCCCACGGGCCAGCTGCGGCTGGGCCTGCCGGACAGCAGCTCGGAGCCGGCCGGTTCCACGGCCTACACCACCTACGACACGATCCGCAGCGAGTTCGGTGCCGGCGCCACCGGGCCCATCCTGGCCGTGGCCGAGCTCGATGAGCCGGTCGGCGACGGCGAGGTCGAGCTGATCGGCGCTCAGGCCGACATCGCCGAGGACCTGGCCGAGATCGACGGCGTGCTGCGGGTGCTGCCCGCCGGGGTCAACGAGAACCGGGACGTGCTGGCCTTCCAGATCCAGCCGGAGGGCGGCCCCACCGAGGAGTCGACGGTCAGGCTGGTCGATGACCTCGACGCGACCCTGCCTGCGCTCGGGACCGACCACGGCGCCAGCATCGACATCACCGGTCAGACGGTCGCCAACATCGACATCTCCGAGCAGCTCGGGGACGCCCTGCCGGTCTACCTGGCGGTGGTCGTGGGGCTCTCGCTCATCCTGCTGCTGCTGGTCTTCCGCTCGATCTGGGTGCCGCTGCTGGCCACCGTCGGCTTCCTGCTCTCCATCGTCGCCGCCTTCGGTGCGGTGGTGGCGGTCTACCAGCTGGGCCACCTGTCCTTCCTCTTCGGAGTCAACGAGCCCGGGCCGGTGCTGTCGTTCCTGCCGATCCTGCTCATCGGGATCCTCTTCGGGCTGGCCATGGACTACCAGCTGTTCCTGGTCTCCTCGATGCGCGAGATGTTCGTGCACGGCAAGAGCGCCAAGGAGGCCGTCGTCAGCGGCTTCAACCTCTCCGCTCGGGTCGTGACCGCCGCGGCCATCATCATGATCTCGGTCTTCGCCGGCTTCATCGGCGCCCACCTGACCATGGTCCGACCGATCGGTCTGGGCCTGGCCGTGGGTGTGCTCATCGACGCCTTCCTGGTCCGGATGACGCTGACCCCGGCCGTGCTCACCCTGCTGGGCGAGAAGGCGTGGTGGCTGCCGCGCTGGCTGGACCGGGTGCTGCCCAACGTGGACGTCGAAGGCGTGCGCCTGGAGCAGTCCCTGACGCCGGCCGGCTCCGGCAGCGGTTCAGCCGCTCAGGAGCCCGAGCCCGCCGGGCGGGCCTGA
- a CDS encoding sensor histidine kinase gives MTGPVDPAPGPDTSFGLDTSISGPGAPVPDRAARSADGPVLDPEVPAPPSPAVAAVRDVLRAARDLVQLEDVHELLDRTLALSCRLTGAGAGVLLVVDEDVDWSRGDVLRHGGADHPTLAQGLIRGGPETVALSADVVADGRVRATIRLGALPAGQAETHQPTLLTLAAVAGTRLDALRQREAARLYQAVSQALWELDRTLTGTVDLDDTLPLLTRRVREVLHAGAVALVARPDETTLRVLAAAGEGAGAALADLAPDLHEVLDHRQPRHWAAQLEGEVAYVSIVPLEDRGPEPAVLLVQHWRSPQGVLRQEVQDVVSAMALHASLVLDRELGEREHDLLTLLEDRDRIARDLHDLVIQRLFAVGLTLQGATRRALLPEVVERLEGAVSELDQTIRDIRATIFQLRHRPGEGSFRADLRALVESYAPTLGLAPVLHLHGPLDAVADDETHAQVLMVVREALSNIVRHARASSVEVTAVATAEELSLTVTDDGVGIPPDAVESGLGNVRARASDRGGRVELRPVEPHGTQLRWTVPL, from the coding sequence ATGACCGGACCCGTTGACCCCGCCCCCGGCCCTGACACCTCTTTCGGCCTCGACACTTCCATCTCCGGCCCCGGCGCCCCAGTCCCAGACCGTGCCGCCCGCTCCGCCGACGGACCCGTGCTCGACCCTGAGGTTCCCGCACCCCCGTCACCGGCGGTGGCAGCCGTGCGCGACGTGCTGCGCGCCGCCCGGGACCTCGTCCAGCTCGAGGACGTCCACGAGCTGCTCGACCGCACGCTGGCCCTGTCCTGCCGCCTCACCGGTGCCGGTGCGGGAGTGCTGCTGGTTGTGGACGAGGACGTGGACTGGTCACGAGGCGACGTCCTGCGGCACGGTGGCGCGGACCACCCCACCCTGGCCCAGGGGCTCATCCGGGGTGGCCCAGAGACCGTGGCGCTGAGCGCAGACGTGGTCGCGGACGGCCGGGTCCGCGCCACGATCCGGCTCGGTGCCCTGCCAGCGGGGCAGGCCGAGACGCACCAGCCCACCCTGCTGACCCTGGCCGCGGTCGCTGGCACCCGACTGGACGCACTGCGCCAGCGCGAGGCGGCCCGGCTCTACCAGGCAGTCAGCCAGGCGCTGTGGGAGCTGGACCGGACGCTGACCGGCACCGTAGACCTCGACGACACCCTGCCGCTGCTGACCCGGCGAGTGCGGGAGGTGCTGCACGCCGGCGCCGTGGCGTTGGTGGCCCGCCCCGACGAGACCACCCTGCGGGTCCTGGCCGCCGCCGGCGAGGGCGCCGGGGCCGCCCTGGCCGACCTGGCACCCGACCTGCACGAGGTGCTCGACCACCGGCAACCGCGGCACTGGGCGGCCCAGCTCGAGGGCGAGGTCGCCTACGTCAGCATCGTCCCCCTGGAGGACCGCGGACCAGAGCCTGCGGTGCTGCTGGTCCAGCACTGGCGCTCCCCTCAGGGGGTGCTGCGGCAGGAGGTCCAGGACGTCGTCAGCGCCATGGCCCTGCACGCCTCGCTCGTCCTGGACCGTGAGCTGGGCGAGCGGGAGCACGACTTGCTCACGCTGCTGGAGGATCGCGACCGGATCGCCCGAGACCTGCACGACCTGGTCATCCAGCGGCTGTTCGCGGTGGGCCTGACCCTGCAGGGAGCCACGCGCCGGGCCCTGCTCCCCGAGGTGGTGGAGCGCTTGGAGGGCGCGGTCAGCGAGCTCGACCAGACGATCCGGGACATCCGGGCCACGATCTTCCAGCTGCGGCACCGCCCCGGCGAGGGGTCCTTCCGCGCCGACCTGCGGGCCCTGGTGGAGTCCTACGCGCCCACCCTGGGCCTGGCCCCGGTCCTGCACCTGCACGGACCGCTGGATGCGGTGGCCGACGACGAGACCCACGCCCAGGTGCTCATGGTGGTTCGCGAGGCGCTGTCCAACATCGTCCGGCACGCCCGGGCCAGCAGCGTCGAGGTCACCGCCGTCGCGACCGCCGAGGAGCTGTCCCTGACGGTCACCGACGACGGGGTGGGCATCCCGCCGGATGCGGTCGAGAGCGGGCTGGGCAACGTCCGGGCCCGGGCCAGCGACCGGGGCGGCCGGGTGGAGCTGCGTCCCGTCGAGCCGCACGGCACCCAGCTGCGCTGGACCGTGCCGCTCTGA
- the nuoN gene encoding NADH-quinone oxidoreductase subunit NuoN: MFVAPDINYLALMPLIIVFVGGLLGCLIEGFVRTELRYPVQLPLAVATLVLALVALVLLGQDNQGLTAVETVAFDGPALVLQGLILVLSIVGLLVMGERLGGGQPDAFTQSGASVPGSEEEALAVRVGATTTEVFPLTLLSVGGMMLFVAANDLLLLFIALEILSLPLYVLVGLARRRRLLSQEASLKYFLLGSFASAFFLFGAVLLYGFAGSMRFADIAAAVGTNVGMDALLVPGVLLITVGLLFKVGAVPFHAWTPDVYQGAPTPVTGFMAAVTKVAAFGAMLRVLYVALEGAALDWQPALAVVATLSMVVGALLAIVQTDVKRILAYSSIAHAGFILTGVIALSEVGISSTIFYLATYGFMTIPAFAIVFLVRSAGSEATHVDQWSGLAKRSPWLAAAFSFLLMAMAGIPLTSGFTGKFAVFSAAVSQGWAWLAVVGVLASAVTAYIYFKLIVVMYTGDRVGSTTVVSPSWMTSFAILFGVAVTLALGVMPAPMLELAQSAAAFVR, from the coding sequence ATGTTCGTCGCGCCCGACATCAACTATCTGGCGCTGATGCCGCTGATCATCGTCTTCGTCGGTGGGCTGCTCGGCTGTCTCATCGAGGGTTTCGTGCGGACGGAGCTGCGCTACCCCGTGCAGCTGCCGCTGGCCGTGGCCACCCTGGTGCTGGCGCTGGTCGCCCTGGTGCTGTTGGGCCAGGACAACCAGGGGCTCACCGCCGTGGAGACCGTCGCCTTCGACGGGCCCGCCCTGGTCCTGCAGGGGCTGATCCTCGTGCTGTCCATCGTGGGCCTGCTCGTCATGGGCGAGCGGCTCGGTGGGGGGCAGCCGGACGCCTTCACCCAGTCCGGCGCCTCGGTGCCCGGCTCGGAGGAGGAGGCCCTGGCCGTGCGGGTCGGTGCCACCACCACCGAGGTCTTCCCGCTGACGCTGCTCTCGGTCGGGGGCATGATGCTCTTCGTCGCGGCCAACGACCTGCTGCTGCTGTTCATCGCCCTGGAGATCCTCTCCCTGCCGCTGTACGTCCTGGTCGGCCTGGCCCGGCGGCGTCGCCTGCTCTCGCAGGAGGCCTCGCTGAAGTACTTCCTGCTGGGCAGCTTCGCCTCAGCGTTCTTCCTCTTCGGTGCGGTGCTGCTCTACGGCTTCGCCGGCTCGATGCGGTTCGCCGACATCGCCGCTGCCGTCGGCACCAACGTCGGGATGGACGCCCTGCTGGTCCCCGGGGTGCTGCTCATCACCGTGGGGCTGCTGTTCAAGGTCGGCGCCGTTCCGTTCCACGCCTGGACCCCGGACGTCTACCAGGGCGCTCCGACCCCGGTGACCGGGTTCATGGCGGCCGTGACCAAGGTGGCCGCCTTCGGCGCCATGCTGCGGGTCCTCTACGTCGCCCTTGAGGGTGCGGCGCTGGACTGGCAGCCCGCCCTGGCCGTGGTGGCGACCCTGTCGATGGTGGTCGGTGCCCTGCTGGCGATCGTGCAGACCGACGTGAAGCGGATCCTGGCCTACTCCTCGATCGCGCACGCCGGGTTCATCCTCACCGGCGTGATCGCGCTCAGCGAGGTCGGGATCTCCAGCACGATCTTCTACCTGGCCACCTACGGGTTCATGACCATCCCAGCCTTCGCCATTGTCTTCCTGGTGCGCTCCGCGGGCAGCGAGGCCACCCACGTCGACCAGTGGTCGGGCCTGGCCAAGCGATCCCCCTGGTTGGCAGCCGCCTTCAGCTTCCTGCTCATGGCGATGGCGGGCATCCCGCTCACCTCCGGGTTCACCGGCAAGTTCGCGGTCTTCTCCGCAGCGGTCAGCCAGGGCTGGGCTTGGCTGGCTGTGGTCGGCGTGCTGGCCAGCGCGGTGACCGCCTACATCTACTTCAAGCTCATCGTGGTGATGTACACCGGCGACCGGGTCGGCAGCACCACCGTGGTGAGCCCGTCGTGGATGACCTCCTTCGCGATCCTGTTCGGGGTTGCCGTCACCCTGGCCCTGGGGGTCATGCCCGCGCCGATGCTGGAGCTGGCCCAGAGCGCGGCGGCGTTCGTGCGGTGA
- a CDS encoding response regulator — translation MSQPVRVYLLDDHELVRRGLRDLLSAEPDLQIVGESGSAVQAVQDILELAPDVAVLDGRLPDGSGIEVCREVRAQNPAIRALILTSYDDDQALFAAIMAGADGYVLKQIAGNDLIDGIRSIAAGRSLLDPSLVARVMDRLRRGDPQADKLAVLTDQERRILELIADGLTNRQIGETMYLAEKTVKNYVSSVLAKLGLERRTQAAVLGAKLFDK, via the coding sequence ATGAGCCAGCCCGTCCGCGTCTATCTGCTCGACGACCACGAGCTGGTGCGCCGCGGTCTGCGCGACCTGCTCTCCGCCGAGCCGGACCTGCAGATCGTGGGGGAGTCGGGCTCGGCCGTGCAGGCCGTCCAGGACATTCTCGAGCTGGCCCCCGACGTCGCCGTCCTGGACGGGCGGCTGCCGGACGGCTCGGGGATCGAAGTCTGCCGTGAGGTGCGCGCCCAGAACCCTGCCATCCGGGCGTTGATCCTGACCAGTTACGACGACGACCAGGCACTGTTCGCGGCGATCATGGCCGGCGCCGACGGCTACGTCCTCAAGCAGATCGCCGGGAACGACCTCATCGACGGCATCCGCTCGATCGCGGCCGGCCGCTCCCTGCTCGACCCCAGCCTGGTGGCCCGGGTGATGGACCGGCTGCGCCGCGGGGACCCGCAGGCCGACAAGCTCGCGGTGCTCACCGACCAGGAGCGGCGGATCCTGGAGCTCATCGCCGACGGTCTGACCAACCGGCAGATCGGCGAGACGATGTACCTGGCCGAGAAGACGGTGAAGAACTACGTCTCCTCGGTCTTGGCCAAGTTGGGGCTGGAGCGTCGCACCCAGGCCGCGGTCCTGGGCGCCAAGCTCTTCGACAAGTAG
- a CDS encoding TetR/AcrR family transcriptional regulator: protein MSEILTRREANKARTREAVAGALRTLLEQRPVHEITVDQLSEAAGISRRTFFNYYAGIPAVLSEVFAEYAADLLTHIDRDQLAHGPVQAMRGIVRPAVLPREFLGWLAVLNCHDNQDEEAFELVERAVWADMGRWLQDVLRDLMPPDTDPLYIATLAPSVMHSFAAAEAEWVQGLARLGNVTDTDILTFCEHLDRALAYLQAGWQHTTS, encoded by the coding sequence GTGTCCGAGATCCTCACCCGCCGCGAGGCCAACAAGGCCCGCACCCGGGAGGCCGTCGCAGGAGCCCTGCGCACGCTGCTGGAGCAGCGTCCGGTGCACGAGATCACGGTGGACCAACTGTCCGAGGCCGCGGGGATCTCCCGACGGACCTTCTTCAACTACTACGCCGGCATCCCCGCCGTCCTCAGTGAGGTGTTCGCGGAGTATGCCGCCGACCTGCTGACCCACATCGACCGGGACCAGCTCGCGCACGGGCCGGTGCAGGCGATGCGGGGGATCGTGCGGCCCGCGGTCCTGCCCCGGGAGTTCCTGGGGTGGCTGGCGGTGCTGAACTGCCACGACAACCAGGACGAAGAAGCCTTCGAGCTGGTGGAACGGGCGGTGTGGGCCGACATGGGCCGCTGGCTGCAGGACGTCCTGCGGGACCTGATGCCCCCGGACACCGACCCCCTCTACATCGCCACTCTGGCCCCCAGCGTGATGCACTCCTTCGCCGCGGCGGAGGCCGAGTGGGTCCAGGGCCTGGCACGGCTGGGCAACGTCACCGACACCGACATCCTCACCTTCTGCGAGCACCTGGACCGGGCCCTGGCCTACCTGCAGGCCGGCTGGCAGCACACCACCTCCTGA
- a CDS encoding universal stress protein — translation MTATMTAPGPVLVGVDGSAHNASAVAWAAAEASASAGIAPLVLVHDTQTTGQAPGRAILDRASADAARIDSRLRPGADLVSGGPAHTLLVSAHTWERALGREGGTALVVIGRRGEGGHQRINLGRTARTLIHQDGPTLVVVPDDWAPGQVPADAPVVIDLGAVGHDNGQSGSVLAFALARALRSGRPALAVASWSVPVSAASQERSIPAVWTEHAELAEQALEQLLAPWRRLYPGVLLTGLATDRSPVLALLAHGEGAELLVMRRGPRASAVVEYADGPVAVV, via the coding sequence GTGACCGCCACCATGACGGCTCCCGGGCCGGTGCTGGTGGGCGTGGACGGCTCGGCACACAACGCCTCCGCGGTCGCCTGGGCGGCCGCGGAGGCTTCCGCGTCCGCAGGGATCGCCCCGCTGGTGCTGGTGCATGACACGCAGACCACCGGTCAGGCGCCGGGCCGGGCCATCCTGGACCGGGCCAGCGCCGATGCCGCCCGTATCGACTCCCGGCTGAGGCCGGGCGCTGACCTGGTCAGCGGCGGACCAGCCCACACCTTGTTGGTCTCGGCGCACACGTGGGAACGGGCCCTGGGCCGCGAGGGCGGCACGGCGCTGGTCGTGATCGGCCGCCGTGGGGAGGGCGGCCACCAGCGCATCAACCTCGGGCGCACCGCCCGCACACTGATCCACCAGGACGGTCCCACGCTCGTCGTGGTCCCCGACGACTGGGCGCCGGGCCAGGTGCCGGCAGACGCCCCCGTCGTCATCGACCTCGGCGCGGTAGGCCACGACAATGGACAGTCCGGTTCGGTTCTGGCTTTCGCGCTGGCCCGGGCCCTGCGCTCGGGCCGCCCGGCCCTGGCCGTGGCCAGCTGGTCGGTCCCGGTCTCGGCGGCCAGCCAGGAGCGGTCTATCCCCGCGGTGTGGACCGAGCACGCAGAGCTGGCCGAGCAGGCGCTGGAGCAGCTGCTTGCGCCCTGGCGCCGCCTCTACCCCGGGGTCCTGCTGACCGGCCTGGCCACCGACCGCAGCCCGGTGCTGGCTCTCCTGGCCCACGGTGAGGGTGCCGAGCTGCTCGTCATGCGCCGCGGCCCCCGAGCCAGCGCCGTCGTGGAGTACGCCGACGGACCCGTCGCCGTCGTCTGA
- the rarD gene encoding EamA family transporter RarD, with the protein MSEDARRRREGTAYGFLAYLIWGAFPFYFATLRPAGPWEILAHRILWTLAVCGLVLLVTRDLRWLFALARTPRRLGGLMLAGLLIAANWGIYTYAVLSGHITEAALGYFLNPLVTVALGVIILRERLRGLQWVAVGVGVVAAIYLTVDYGDPPWISFALAASFASYSLLKNRLGVSLSPFRSLFAESLTVAPLAVGILVWLSLSGATTWGGHGTGHTLLLMSTGVATAIPLLLFAAAASRVPLSTIGLLQFLTPVLQLLSGMAMGETMPASRWVGFAMVWVALVLLSIDMVRQVRRSWQARAGQAVTCAPGEQPPHP; encoded by the coding sequence GTGAGCGAGGACGCGAGGCGTCGTCGGGAGGGCACGGCGTACGGCTTCCTCGCCTATCTGATCTGGGGCGCTTTCCCCTTCTACTTCGCCACCCTGCGACCGGCTGGACCGTGGGAGATCCTCGCGCACCGGATCCTGTGGACGCTGGCCGTGTGCGGGCTGGTCCTGCTGGTCACCCGCGACCTGCGTTGGCTGTTCGCCCTGGCGCGCACGCCGCGTCGGCTCGGGGGCCTCATGCTCGCCGGACTGCTCATCGCGGCGAACTGGGGCATCTACACCTATGCGGTGCTCTCGGGGCACATCACCGAGGCCGCACTCGGCTACTTCCTCAACCCGCTGGTCACCGTCGCCCTGGGGGTCATCATCCTGCGCGAGCGGCTGCGCGGCCTTCAGTGGGTCGCGGTGGGCGTGGGCGTGGTCGCCGCAATCTACCTCACGGTCGACTACGGCGACCCGCCGTGGATCTCCTTCGCGCTGGCCGCCAGCTTCGCCTCCTACTCGCTGCTGAAGAACCGGCTGGGCGTCTCGCTGTCCCCCTTCCGCTCGCTGTTTGCCGAGAGCCTGACCGTAGCCCCGTTGGCGGTCGGGATCCTGGTCTGGCTGTCCCTGTCCGGGGCCACCACCTGGGGCGGGCACGGCACCGGGCACACCCTCCTGCTGATGTCGACCGGGGTCGCCACCGCGATCCCGCTGCTGCTCTTCGCCGCCGCCGCCAGCCGGGTCCCGTTGTCCACGATCGGCCTGCTGCAGTTCCTCACCCCCGTGCTCCAGCTGCTCTCCGGAATGGCGATGGGCGAGACCATGCCGGCGTCGCGCTGGGTCGGCTTCGCCATGGTCTGGGTGGCGCTGGTCCTGCTCAGCATTGACATGGTGCGCCAGGTGCGGCGGTCGTGGCAGGCACGGGCCGGCCAGGCGGTCACCTGTGCCCCCGGCGAGCAGCCGCCGCACCCCTGA